In Deltaproteobacteria bacterium, the following proteins share a genomic window:
- a CDS encoding amino acid permease — protein sequence MKGIFSLKSIESILKEVSSGQATLRRVLGPVQLTLLGVGAIIGAGIFATIGTAAAGDVHRLGAGPALMLSFVLTAIACGFTALCYAEFASMVPISGSAYTYAYATLGEVVAWIIGWDLIIEYAVGNVAVAISWANYFKTLVRPVWAIPDWLSTDFTTAQKIPGLIENAPHFLGIPIIFNLLSFGIVALITVILVIGIRESAWFNAVMVIIKLVVLSFFAVVGMKYMNTDNWQPFMPNGWEGVASGAAVIFFAYIGFDAVSTVAEESKNPQRDLPIGIIASLIICTIFYILIAAVFTGIIPYPDLAKTLSTQQAEPLTLAFEYANIGKYKGLYVFIIALGSVIAHTAVLFVFQLGQPRIFFAMARDGLLPPWFAGIHPRFRTPHVTTILTGVGVGVASMFSSLDEMVDLTNIGTLFAFILVCVGIVILRVKDPRRERPFKVPGGLLLPILGALSCLGLIYYLPPTSWLRFASWLNIGLVIYICYGSVHSHISGRSRHNNHLEHKILSSSAGSWLTLIATTLLLMTHIADLARGKGALLTENSHTSWWLLLPLILNSAILIPTILWRLQKSDQLSGDLLRRASRGKQIAWVTLAGNLFYLWYVF from the coding sequence ATGAAGGGGATTTTTTCTCTCAAAAGTATCGAGTCGATCCTCAAAGAAGTCAGCAGTGGTCAGGCAACCCTTCGCCGGGTCTTGGGTCCCGTTCAATTAACACTCCTCGGTGTGGGGGCAATTATCGGTGCCGGCATTTTTGCGACGATCGGTACCGCGGCGGCAGGCGATGTCCACCGACTTGGCGCCGGACCCGCCCTCATGCTTTCATTTGTCCTGACGGCGATTGCCTGTGGGTTCACCGCCCTCTGTTATGCCGAGTTTGCCTCTATGGTGCCGATCTCCGGCTCGGCCTACACCTATGCCTATGCCACATTGGGCGAAGTCGTCGCCTGGATTATCGGTTGGGACCTGATCATTGAATATGCCGTTGGCAATGTTGCCGTGGCGATCAGCTGGGCCAATTATTTCAAGACCCTCGTCAGGCCGGTCTGGGCAATCCCCGATTGGTTGTCGACCGATTTTACAACGGCCCAGAAGATTCCGGGGCTCATTGAAAATGCCCCTCATTTTTTGGGGATTCCAATCATTTTTAACCTCCTCTCCTTTGGGATTGTTGCCCTGATCACGGTTATTCTTGTCATCGGGATTCGGGAGAGTGCCTGGTTCAACGCCGTCATGGTCATCATCAAACTGGTCGTCCTGAGTTTTTTTGCCGTCGTCGGGATGAAATACATGAACACCGACAACTGGCAGCCCTTCATGCCGAACGGATGGGAGGGGGTGGCGTCGGGCGCCGCGGTTATCTTCTTTGCCTACATCGGTTTTGATGCGGTCTCGACGGTGGCAGAGGAGTCTAAAAATCCCCAAAGAGATCTCCCGATCGGGATCATTGCCTCGCTTATCATCTGTACGATTTTTTATATCCTCATTGCCGCCGTCTTCACTGGCATCATCCCGTATCCTGATTTGGCAAAGACACTTTCAACCCAGCAGGCAGAGCCACTTACGCTCGCCTTTGAATATGCCAATATCGGGAAATACAAGGGGCTCTATGTTTTTATTATTGCCTTGGGATCGGTCATTGCCCACACCGCTGTCCTTTTTGTCTTTCAGCTGGGTCAGCCAAGAATCTTTTTTGCGATGGCACGAGACGGGCTTCTCCCCCCCTGGTTTGCCGGGATCCACCCGCGGTTTCGGACCCCTCACGTCACCACGATCCTGACCGGTGTCGGCGTCGGTGTCGCCTCGATGTTTAGCAGCCTTGATGAGATGGTTGACCTGACCAATATCGGCACCCTGTTTGCCTTTATTCTGGTCTGTGTCGGGATCGTCATCCTCCGCGTCAAAGATCCCCGGAGGGAGAGGCCGTTTAAGGTGCCTGGTGGGCTTCTTCTTCCAATCTTGGGGGCGCTCAGTTGTCTCGGTCTTATTTATTACCTGCCCCCCACCTCATGGCTTCGTTTTGCGAGCTGGCTCAATATCGGGCTCGTCATTTATATCTGCTACGGATCGGTTCATAGTCATATTTCGGGAAGGTCCAGGCACAACAATCACCTGGAGCACAAAATTCTCAGCTCTTCGGCCGGCTCCTGGTTGACACTCATTGCGACGACCCTGCTCTTGATGACCCATATCGCTGATCTTGCTCGAGGGAAGGGGGCGTTGCTGACCGAAAACAGTCACACCTCCTGGTGGCTTCTCCTCCCCCTCATTTTAAATAGTGCTATCCTGATCCCAACAATTCTTTGGCGGCTACAAAAGAGCGATCAGCTCTCTGGTGATCTTCTGAGGCGAGCCTCTCGAGGAAAACAGATCGCCTGGGTGACACTGGCCGGGAATCTTTTCTATCTCTGGTATGTTTTTTAA
- a CDS encoding ATP-binding protein — protein MVFVGGPRQVGKTTVALKIMGEDQSGYLNWDVPGHRELILRRELPPTSLWVFDEVHKYRSWRNYLKGLYDLHREKKKILVTGSARLDYYRRGGDSLQGRYHYLRLHPLSVAELKLEREEDFQSLLKLGGFPEPFFSGSEVEAKRWSREYRTRFIREDLTSLERIQDLGNLELLMIRLPELVGSPLSINAVREDLQVSHKTATTWLQILERLYTIFRLSPFGSSKIRAVKKEQKHYHFDWTLVSELPYRFENLVASHLLKWVEFKQDTEGSNVELRYFRDIDGREVDFVIVEGKKPILAIECKWSDSDISGGLKYFRAKFPQCEAWQITATGKKDYLSPDGIRVGPAISLLKNFI, from the coding sequence ATGGTTTTTGTGGGGGGACCACGCCAGGTCGGCAAGACAACCGTTGCCTTAAAAATCATGGGGGAGGACCAATCAGGATATCTCAATTGGGATGTTCCAGGACATCGAGAGCTTATTTTGAGACGTGAGCTTCCTCCCACATCACTTTGGGTTTTTGATGAAGTCCATAAGTATCGCTCGTGGAGAAACTATCTGAAGGGGTTGTATGACCTTCATCGTGAAAAGAAGAAGATTTTAGTCACAGGAAGCGCACGACTTGATTATTACCGAAGAGGAGGGGATTCTCTTCAGGGCCGTTATCATTATTTGCGACTGCACCCCCTTTCAGTGGCCGAACTTAAACTTGAAAGAGAAGAAGATTTTCAATCCCTTCTCAAACTAGGTGGATTTCCGGAGCCCTTCTTTTCAGGATCAGAAGTAGAGGCTAAGCGTTGGTCACGAGAATACCGAACAAGATTCATCAGAGAAGATTTGACTTCATTGGAAAGGATTCAGGATCTGGGCAACCTCGAGCTTCTGATGATTCGTCTTCCAGAATTGGTTGGTTCACCCCTTTCTATCAATGCCGTTCGCGAAGACCTCCAGGTGAGTCACAAAACGGCCACCACATGGCTTCAGATCCTCGAAAGGCTTTATACCATTTTCAGACTCTCTCCCTTTGGGAGTTCCAAAATCCGAGCCGTTAAAAAAGAACAGAAGCATTACCATTTTGATTGGACACTTGTCTCGGAGCTACCTTATCGATTTGAAAATCTCGTTGCCTCGCACCTTCTAAAATGGGTTGAGTTCAAGCAGGACACCGAAGGAAGTAATGTCGAATTGAGATATTTTAGAGATATTGACGGTCGTGAAGTTGATTTTGTTATTGTAGAGGGCAAAAAACCGATCCTTGCCATTGAGTGCAAGTGGAGTGACTCAGACATTTCGGGAGGCCTAAAATATTTTAGGGCCAAATTTCCACAATGCGAAGCCTGGCAGATTACAGCAACAGGTAAAAAAGATTATCTCTCACCAGACGGAATTCGAGTTGGCCCAGCCATTTCTTTGTTAAAGAATTTTATCTAA